The Candidatus Woesearchaeota archaeon genome has a window encoding:
- a CDS encoding DNA-directed RNA polymerase: MGFDDRSGGRRNSFGPREMHKAVCADCGQECEVPF, translated from the coding sequence ATGGGATTTGATGACAGATCTGGCGGAAGAAGAAATAGCTTCGGACCAAGAGAAATGCACAAGGCTGTTTGCGCTGATTGCGGACAGGAATGCGAAGTTCCTTTC